One Solanum pennellii chromosome 10, SPENNV200 genomic region harbors:
- the LOC107001630 gene encoding uncharacterized protein LOC107001630 — translation MKEINVSSPMMISKYIFFVVLITIPILLFLSNWNSSSSVITTTTTTTSYSDSNLKIRPGYTTYDTYIQKQLNKTLNPKLRKIWMTRDWDRKIQVFSKFFIDLKNENFLSDTSKVLCIGARMGQEVEALKRIGVSDSIGMDLVPYPPLVMKGDFHNQPFDDRTFDLEFSNVFDHALFPVKFVSEIERTLKSGGVCVLHVSLSRRGDKYSANDLYSVEPLKKLFKRSELVRTRTVDGFGLDTEVVFRKKNDLIFL, via the coding sequence ATGAAAGAAATTAATGTATCGTCACCAATGATGATAtcgaaatatatatttttcgttGTTCTCATAACAATACCAATCCTCCTTTTTCTCTCTAATTGGAATTCATCCTCCTCCGTCATTACAACTACCACCACCACTACATCATATTCGGATTCAAATCTCAAAATCCGACCCGGATACACCACATACGATACCTACATACAAAAGCAGCTAAACAAAACTCTGAATCCCAAACTCAGAAAAATTTGGATGACTCGAGATTGGGATcgaaaaattcaagttttttcGAAATTCTTCATCGatctaaaaaatgaaaattttctcTCAGATACATCGAAGGTACTCTGTATTGGCGCTCGAATGGGTCAGGAAGTGGAAGCATTGAAACGAATCGGAGTTTCGGATTCAATCGGAATGGATCTGGTACCGTACCCGCCATTAGTGATGAAAGGAGATTTTCATAATCAACCGTTCGATGATCGGACATTTGATCTGGAATTTTCTAATGTGTTTGATCACGCACTTTTTCCGGTGAAATTTGTATCGGAGATTGAACGGACGTTAAAGTCCGGCGGGGTTTGTGTGTTACACGTGTCGTTATCTAGACGAGGGGATAAATATTCGGCGAATGATTTGTATAGTGTTGAACCGttgaagaaactttttaagCGGTCTGAGTTGGTTCGTACTCGAACCGTTGACGGGTTCGGGTTGGATACTGAAGTtgtttttcgaaaaaaaaatgatttaatttttttatga
- the LOC107031983 gene encoding heme-binding-like protein At3g10130, chloroplastic isoform X1, which produces MLVLSPSSIFAPLSTSRIRPSPIKSMAVNRSSSAPPQRRNGMSALEARISLVIALASQTSSLSQKLLTELASETAKYVLPKRIFESRNLEEALMSVPDLETVKFKVLKLTDQYEIREVEPYFVAEATMPGKSGFDFNGASQSFNTLAGYLFGKNTKKESMAMTTPVITRRTQSDGEKMEMTTPVITKRAEDQEKWRMSFVMPSKYGSDLPLPKDTSVTIKEVPRKTVAVVAFSGFVNDEEVKARESRLRTALKGDAEFQVKDGALVEVAQYNPPFTLPFTRRNEISLEVEMKQE; this is translated from the exons ATGCTTGTGCTCTCACCTTCTTCCATTTTTGCTCCTCTATCCACAAGCAGAATCAGACCTTCGCCGATCAAATCCATGGCAGTTAACAGAAGCAGCTCTGCTCCGCCACAGCGGAGAAACGGCATGTCAGCTCTCGAAGCTCGAATCTCGCTTGTCATCGCTCTCGCTTCCCAAACCTCTTCTCTTTCTCAAAAAC TTCTGACGGAATTGGCGAGTGAAACAGCGAAATACGTGTTACCGAAGAGGATATTCGAAAGTCGGAATTTAGAGGAAGCTTTGATGTctg TGCCGGATCTGGAGACAGTGAAATTCAAAGTGTTGAAACTTACTGATCAGTATGAGATAAGAGAAGTCGAG CCTTACTTTGTTGCCGAGGCTACAATGCCTGGGAAGTCTGGGTTTGACTTTAATGGTGCATCTCAATCCTTCAACACATTGGCTGGGTACTTGTTTGGTAAG AACACGAAGAAGGAGAGTATGGCAATGACGACACCCGTAATCACTCGTAGAACTCAATCTGATGGTGAGAAAATGGAAATGACTACTCCAGTGATAACTAAAAGG GCGGAAGATCAGGAGAAGTGGAGGATGTCCTTCGTCATGCCCTCCAAGTATGGTTCGGACTTGCCACTACCGAAGGATACCTCTGTTACTATCAAAGAGGTGCCTCGGAAAACTGTCGCAGTTGTTGCTTTTTCAG GTTTTGTGAATGACGAAGAAGTTAAAGCTCGAGAATCAAGACTTCGAACTGCACTAAAGGGAGATGCAGAGTTTCAGGTAAAAGATGGTGCCTTGGTAGAAGTTGCACAG TATAATCCACCATTTACTCTTCCTTTTACACGTCGGAATGAGATTAGCCTGGAAGTCGAAATGAAACAGGAATAG
- the LOC107031983 gene encoding heme-binding-like protein At3g10130, chloroplastic isoform X2, with amino-acid sequence MLVLSPSSIFAPLSTSRIRPSPIKSMAVNRSSSAPPQRRNGMSALEARISLVIALASQTSSLSQKLLTELASETAKYVLPKRIFESRNLEEALMSVPDLETVKFKVLKLTDQYEIREVEPYFVAEATMPGKSGFDFNGASQSFNTLAGYLFGKNTKKESMAMTTPVITRRTQSDGEKMEMTTPVITKRAEDQEKWRMSFVMPSKYGSDLPLPKDTSVTIKEVPRKTVAVVAFSESWDLSHWFVEVDLACCDE; translated from the exons ATGCTTGTGCTCTCACCTTCTTCCATTTTTGCTCCTCTATCCACAAGCAGAATCAGACCTTCGCCGATCAAATCCATGGCAGTTAACAGAAGCAGCTCTGCTCCGCCACAGCGGAGAAACGGCATGTCAGCTCTCGAAGCTCGAATCTCGCTTGTCATCGCTCTCGCTTCCCAAACCTCTTCTCTTTCTCAAAAAC TTCTGACGGAATTGGCGAGTGAAACAGCGAAATACGTGTTACCGAAGAGGATATTCGAAAGTCGGAATTTAGAGGAAGCTTTGATGTctg TGCCGGATCTGGAGACAGTGAAATTCAAAGTGTTGAAACTTACTGATCAGTATGAGATAAGAGAAGTCGAG CCTTACTTTGTTGCCGAGGCTACAATGCCTGGGAAGTCTGGGTTTGACTTTAATGGTGCATCTCAATCCTTCAACACATTGGCTGGGTACTTGTTTGGTAAG AACACGAAGAAGGAGAGTATGGCAATGACGACACCCGTAATCACTCGTAGAACTCAATCTGATGGTGAGAAAATGGAAATGACTACTCCAGTGATAACTAAAAGG GCGGAAGATCAGGAGAAGTGGAGGATGTCCTTCGTCATGCCCTCCAAGTATGGTTCGGACTTGCCACTACCGAAGGATACCTCTGTTACTATCAAAGAGGTGCCTCGGAAAACTGTCGCAGTTGTTGCTTTTTCAG AAAGCTGGGATCTGTCTCATTGGTTTGTAGAAGTAGATCTTG CCTGCTGTGACGAATGA
- the LOC107031983 gene encoding heme-binding-like protein At3g10130, chloroplastic isoform X3, with protein MLVLSPSSIFAPLSTSRIRPSPIKSMAVNRSSSAPPQRRNGMSALEARISLVIALASQTSSLSQKLLTELASETAKYVLPKRIFESRNLEEALMSVPDLETVKFKVLKLTDQYEIREVEPYFVAEATMPGKSGFDFNGASQSFNTLAGYLFGKNTKKESMAMTTPVITRRTQSDGEKMEMTTPVITKRAEDQEKWRMSFVMPSKYGSDLPLPKDTSVTIKEVPRKTVAVVAFSACCDE; from the exons ATGCTTGTGCTCTCACCTTCTTCCATTTTTGCTCCTCTATCCACAAGCAGAATCAGACCTTCGCCGATCAAATCCATGGCAGTTAACAGAAGCAGCTCTGCTCCGCCACAGCGGAGAAACGGCATGTCAGCTCTCGAAGCTCGAATCTCGCTTGTCATCGCTCTCGCTTCCCAAACCTCTTCTCTTTCTCAAAAAC TTCTGACGGAATTGGCGAGTGAAACAGCGAAATACGTGTTACCGAAGAGGATATTCGAAAGTCGGAATTTAGAGGAAGCTTTGATGTctg TGCCGGATCTGGAGACAGTGAAATTCAAAGTGTTGAAACTTACTGATCAGTATGAGATAAGAGAAGTCGAG CCTTACTTTGTTGCCGAGGCTACAATGCCTGGGAAGTCTGGGTTTGACTTTAATGGTGCATCTCAATCCTTCAACACATTGGCTGGGTACTTGTTTGGTAAG AACACGAAGAAGGAGAGTATGGCAATGACGACACCCGTAATCACTCGTAGAACTCAATCTGATGGTGAGAAAATGGAAATGACTACTCCAGTGATAACTAAAAGG GCGGAAGATCAGGAGAAGTGGAGGATGTCCTTCGTCATGCCCTCCAAGTATGGTTCGGACTTGCCACTACCGAAGGATACCTCTGTTACTATCAAAGAGGTGCCTCGGAAAACTGTCGCAGTTGTTGCTTTTTCAG CCTGCTGTGACGAATGA
- the LOC107002649 gene encoding IQ domain-containing protein IQM3-like — MEFETHAPSCFDLTSQSPINSFLDTNFANGRECQWPDSTGDVIPADTPTKLHAKAAMTVQKVYRSYRTRRMLADSALVAEELWWQALDYARLNHSTISFFNVPQPETAVSRWNRITINASKVGKGLSRDGKAQKLAFQHWIEAIDPRHRYGHNLHTYYQEWCKTDAGQPFFYWLDLGDGKKVELKECPRSKLQKQSIKYLGPQEREHYEYVVAEGKILHNLTGNHLDTTNGLPGAKWIFVMSTSKRLYAGEKKKGIFHHSSFLAGGATLAAGRLVVKDGILKSISAYSGHYRPTDDSLNSFLSFLKENGVNLDEAEIKKPRDDDESYEEGKSSESNSASDLSTISESLQIDLPKEEEKDLSELVINPQAEKASNYKRTLSGGLESPRAEVPKTAILQRINSKKLSKSYQLGHQLSLAWSTGAGPRIGCINDYPVELREQALELTHLSPRPRSASSTPRPIGAMVM; from the exons ATGGAATTCGAAACTCACGCGCCGTCCTGTTTTGACCTCACTTCCCAGTCTCCGATTAACTCCTTTTTAGACACGAATTTCGCTAATGGTCGGGAATGTCAGTGGCCTGACTCCACCGGAGATGTGATTCCGGCGGATACGCCGACGAAACTTCATGCCAAAGCAGCAATGACAGTTCAGAAGGTTTACCGGAGTTACCGTACCCGGCGTATGTTAGCGGATTCTGCTTTGGTGGCTGAAGAGCTCTG GTGGCAAGCCTTAGATTATGCTCGATTGAATCACAGTACGATTTCTTTCTTCAATGTCCCTCAACCGGAGACGGCGGTTTCACGGTGGAATCGTATAACTATAAATGCTTCTAAG GTTGGTAAGGGATTGTCTAGAGATGGAAAAGCCCAGAAACTAGCTTTTCAGCACTGGATTGAGGCA ATTGACCCACGCCACCGTTATGGGCATAATTTGCACACGTACTATCAAGAATGGTGTAAAACTGATGCTGGTCAGCCATTTTTCTATTG GTTGGATCTTGGAGATGGCAAAAAGGTTGAGCTCAAAGAATGTCCGAGATCTAAGCTTCAGAAACAAAGTATCAAGTATCTTGGACCT CAAGAGAGAGAACATTATGAATATGTAGTGGCTGAAGGAAAAATACTTCATAACCTCACTGGAAATCATCTTGATACAACCAATGGGTTACCAGGGGCAAAGTGGATTTTTGTAATGAGCACCTCAAAGAGGCTGTATGCTGGAGAG AAGAAGAAAGGAATATTTCATCATTCCAGCTTTCTTGCTGGTGGGGCTACTTTAGCTGCTGGAAGACTAGTGGTAAAGGACGGGATACTTAAG tcTATTTCAGCATATAGTGGGCATTATCGGCCAACTGATGATAGCCTCAACAGCTTCTTATCATTTCTGAAGGAAAATGGAGTCAACCTGGATGAGGCCGAG ATAAAAAAGCCAAGAGATGATGATGAGAGCTATGAAGAGGGAAAGTCATCTGAGAGTAACTCTGCGTCTGATCTTTCAACTATATCAGAATCCCTTCAAATTGATTTACCGAAGGAAGAGGAAAAAGACTTGTCAGAATTAGTGATAAATCCACAAGCTGAAAAGGCAAGTAACTATAAGAGAACACTCTCGGGTGGTCTTGAGAGCCCGAGAGCTGAGGTGCCAAAAACTGCAATACTGCAAAGGATTAATTCAAAGAAGTTATCAAAGTCATATCAATTGGGTCATCAACTCTCCCTGGCATGGTCAACAGGTGCAGGTCCGAGAATTGGATGCATTAATGACTACCCGGTTGAACTAAGAGAGCAGGCCTTAGAACTGACACACCTCTCACCAAGACCTCGTTCTGCATCATCAACTCCTAGGCCGATTGGTGCAATGGTAATGTAA